A region from the Peromyscus leucopus breed LL Stock chromosome 9, UCI_PerLeu_2.1, whole genome shotgun sequence genome encodes:
- the LOC114682244 gene encoding zinc transporter ZIP2-like, translating into MEVLLGVKIGCLLALLVLTLGCGLTPIYFKWFQMDAATGRHYRVLSLLGCVSAGVFLGAGLMHMTAEALEGIESEIEKFMVQNSTGSEGNSSHDAASSSVEYPYGELVISLGFFFVFLLESLALQYCHGDAGRSTVQEEEWGGTHAFGFHKHPPVPSPSQGPLRALILLLSLSFHSVFEGLAVGLQTSVAATIQLCVAVLAHKGLVVFSVGLRLLKIGTGTWWAVFCILSFALMSPVGLALGMTVTGGASGPAQGLAQAVLEGVAAGTFLYVTFLEILPRELACPEAPLAKYGCVAAGFAFMALIALWA; encoded by the exons ATGGAGGTACTGCTGGGAGTAAAAATTGGCTGCCTGCTTGCCCTTCTGGTTCTCACCCTGGGCTGTGGCCTCACTCCCATCTACTTCAAATGGTTCCAGATGGATGCAGCTACAG GTCGTCACTACAGAGTTCTCAGCCTCCTGGGCTGCGTCTCTGCCGGGGTCTTTCTGGGAGCCGGGTTGATGCATATGACTGCTGAAGCCCTGGAGGGAATTGAATCAGAAATTGAGAAATTCATGGTGCAG aaTAGTACAGGAAGTGAGGGAAATTCTTCTCATGATGCTGCTTCCAGTTCC GTGGAGTATCCCTATGGAGAGCTCGTCATCTCCCTGGGCTTTTTCTTCGTCTTCCTTTTGGAGTCGCTGGCACTGCAGTACTGCCATGGGGATGCTGGAAGATCCACCGTGCAGGAAGAGGAATGGGGAGGGACCCATGCCTTTGGATTCCACAAGCACCCGCCTGTGCCTTCACCCTCACAGGGTCCCCTGCGCGCCCTcatcctcctgctctctctgtcctTTCACTCCGTGTTTGAAGGTCTAGCTGTGGGTCTGCAGACATCAGTGGCTGCTACTATACAGCTCTGTGTTGCCGTTCTGGCTCATAAGGGGCTCGTGGTGTTCAGTGTAGGCCTCCGGCTGCTGAAGATTGGCACCGGGACATGGTGGGCCGTGTTCTGCATACTGTCTTTTGCACTTATGTCTCCTGTGGGCCTAGCCCTAGGGATGACTGTGACTGGAGGGGCCTCAGGACCAGCGCAGGGATTAGCCCAGGCTGTACTAGAGGGAGTAGCAGCTGGCACATTCCTGTATGTCACCTTCCTAGAAATTTTGCCCCGGGAGCTGGCCTGTCCTGAGGCCCCTCTGGCCAAGTATGGCTGTGTGGCGGCTGGTTTTGCCTTCATGGCTCTTATTGCACTGTGGGCCTGA
- the Ndrg2 gene encoding protein NDRG2 isoform X1, with protein sequence MAELQEVQITEEKPLLPGQTPETAKEAELAARILLDQGQTHSVETPYGSVTFTVYGTPKPKRPAIFTYHDVGLNYKSCFQPLFQFGDMQEIIQNFVRVHVDAPGMEEGAPVFPLGYQYPSLDQLADMIPCILQYLNFSTIIGVGVGAGAYILSRYALTHPDTVEGLVLINIDPNAKGWMDWAAHKLTGLTSSIPEMILGHLFSQEELSGNSELIQKYRNIITHAPNLENIELYWNSYNNRRDLNFERGGETTLKCPVMLVVGDQAPHEDAVVECNSKLDPTQTSFLKMADSGGQPQLTQPGKLTEAFKYFLQGMGYMASSCMTRLSRSRTASLTSAASIDGGRSRSRTLSQSSESGTLPSGPPGHTMEVSC encoded by the exons ATGGCAGAGCTGCAGGAGGTGCAGATCACCGAGGAGAAGCCACTGTTGCCAGGACAAACGCCTGAAACTGCCAAG gaggctgagttagctgCCCGAATCCTCCTGGACCAGGGACAG ACTCACTCTGTGGAGACACCTTATGGCTCTGTCACCTTTACCGTGTATGGCACCCCTAAGCCCAAACGCCCAGCGATATTCACCTACCATGATGTAGGACTCAACT ATAAATCTTGCTTCCAGCCACTGTTTCAATTCGGGGATATGCAAGAGATCATCCAGAACTTTGTGCGGGTTCATGTGGATGCCCCTGGAATGGAAGAGGGGGCTCCTGTGTTCCCTTTGGG gTACCAGTACCCGTCTCTGGACCAGCTTGCAGACATGATTCCTTGCATCCTTCAGTACTTAAA TTTCTCGACAATAATTGGAGTTGGTGTTGGAGCTGGAGCCTACATTCTGTCACGATATGCT CTGACCCACCCGGACACAGTTGAAGGTCTTGTTCTCATCAACATTGATCCCAATGCCAAGGGCTGGATGGATTGGGCAGCCCACAAG TTGACAGGCCTCACCTCTTCCATTCCGGAGATGATTCTTGGACATCTTTTCAGCCAG gaagaactttctggaaattCTGAGTTGATACAAAAGTACAGAAATATCATCACACATGCACCTAACCTGGAGAACATTGAGCTGTATTGGAACAGTTACAACAA CCGCCGAGACCTGAACTTCGAGCGAGGTGGTGAGACGACCCTCAA GTGCCCTGTGATGCTGGTGGTAGGAGACCAAGCCCCTCATGAAGATGCTGTG GTGGAATGTAACTCAAAACTGGACCCCACACAGACCTCGTTCCTCAAG ATGGCTGATTCTGGAGGTCAGCCGCAGCTGACTCAG CCAGGCAAGCTGACGGAGGCTTTCAAGTACTTCCTGCAAGGCATGGGCTACA TGGCCTCATCCTGCATGACTCGCCTCTCTCGGTCTCGGACAGCATCTCTGACCAGCGCAGCGTCCATTGATGGCGGTCGGTCCCGCTCCCGCACCCTGTCCCAGAGCAGCGAGTCTGGGACTCTCCCTTCTGGACCCCCGGGGCACACCATGGAAGTCTCCTGTTGA
- the Ndrg2 gene encoding protein NDRG2 isoform X2, translating to MAELQEVQITEEKPLLPGQTPETAKTHSVETPYGSVTFTVYGTPKPKRPAIFTYHDVGLNYKSCFQPLFQFGDMQEIIQNFVRVHVDAPGMEEGAPVFPLGYQYPSLDQLADMIPCILQYLNFSTIIGVGVGAGAYILSRYALTHPDTVEGLVLINIDPNAKGWMDWAAHKLTGLTSSIPEMILGHLFSQEELSGNSELIQKYRNIITHAPNLENIELYWNSYNNRRDLNFERGGETTLKCPVMLVVGDQAPHEDAVVECNSKLDPTQTSFLKMADSGGQPQLTQPGKLTEAFKYFLQGMGYMASSCMTRLSRSRTASLTSAASIDGGRSRSRTLSQSSESGTLPSGPPGHTMEVSC from the exons ATGGCAGAGCTGCAGGAGGTGCAGATCACCGAGGAGAAGCCACTGTTGCCAGGACAAACGCCTGAAACTGCCAAG ACTCACTCTGTGGAGACACCTTATGGCTCTGTCACCTTTACCGTGTATGGCACCCCTAAGCCCAAACGCCCAGCGATATTCACCTACCATGATGTAGGACTCAACT ATAAATCTTGCTTCCAGCCACTGTTTCAATTCGGGGATATGCAAGAGATCATCCAGAACTTTGTGCGGGTTCATGTGGATGCCCCTGGAATGGAAGAGGGGGCTCCTGTGTTCCCTTTGGG gTACCAGTACCCGTCTCTGGACCAGCTTGCAGACATGATTCCTTGCATCCTTCAGTACTTAAA TTTCTCGACAATAATTGGAGTTGGTGTTGGAGCTGGAGCCTACATTCTGTCACGATATGCT CTGACCCACCCGGACACAGTTGAAGGTCTTGTTCTCATCAACATTGATCCCAATGCCAAGGGCTGGATGGATTGGGCAGCCCACAAG TTGACAGGCCTCACCTCTTCCATTCCGGAGATGATTCTTGGACATCTTTTCAGCCAG gaagaactttctggaaattCTGAGTTGATACAAAAGTACAGAAATATCATCACACATGCACCTAACCTGGAGAACATTGAGCTGTATTGGAACAGTTACAACAA CCGCCGAGACCTGAACTTCGAGCGAGGTGGTGAGACGACCCTCAA GTGCCCTGTGATGCTGGTGGTAGGAGACCAAGCCCCTCATGAAGATGCTGTG GTGGAATGTAACTCAAAACTGGACCCCACACAGACCTCGTTCCTCAAG ATGGCTGATTCTGGAGGTCAGCCGCAGCTGACTCAG CCAGGCAAGCTGACGGAGGCTTTCAAGTACTTCCTGCAAGGCATGGGCTACA TGGCCTCATCCTGCATGACTCGCCTCTCTCGGTCTCGGACAGCATCTCTGACCAGCGCAGCGTCCATTGATGGCGGTCGGTCCCGCTCCCGCACCCTGTCCCAGAGCAGCGAGTCTGGGACTCTCCCTTCTGGACCCCCGGGGCACACCATGGAAGTCTCCTGTTGA